A single window of Flavobacterium sp. 140616W15 DNA harbors:
- a CDS encoding CPBP family intramembrane glutamic endopeptidase, protein MNSLTTKQKFFNSPIIKIILSLLVCILIVNIGQEIAKKLLNFTSLDKSYRNLLKGIIVSILAIGSYTLFFKYYEKRKITELSTNRLARNLILGTLIGAILQSLTILIIYLNGGYFVASINPFSFIIIPLTVAFTTAILEEILIRGIVFRLIEEKLGSYYALLISATLFGALHLPNQGSTFLSALSIAIEAGLLLGAAFMYSRNLWFPIALHFAWNFMQSGFYGAITSGNEKTNSLLISKIQGSELITGGEFGPEGSIQAILFCLIATILLLVLCHKENKIIPPYWKNKLR, encoded by the coding sequence ATGAATAGCCTGACTACAAAACAAAAATTTTTTAATTCCCCAATAATCAAAATAATCCTCTCTCTGCTTGTATGCATTCTTATAGTCAACATAGGACAAGAAATTGCAAAAAAATTACTGAACTTTACATCTCTAGACAAAAGCTACAGAAATCTTCTCAAGGGCATTATCGTTTCTATCTTAGCAATAGGCAGCTACACTCTTTTCTTTAAATATTATGAAAAAAGAAAAATAACTGAATTATCTACCAACAGACTTGCTCGTAATTTAATTCTCGGAACTTTAATTGGCGCGATTCTTCAGTCTCTCACTATTTTAATTATTTATTTAAATGGAGGTTATTTTGTTGCTTCTATAAATCCTTTTTCATTTATTATAATCCCACTTACTGTAGCCTTCACAACTGCTATTCTTGAAGAGATATTAATTCGTGGTATTGTTTTTAGACTAATTGAAGAAAAGCTAGGAAGTTATTATGCTTTACTTATTTCTGCAACTCTATTTGGAGCATTGCATTTACCGAATCAAGGCAGCACGTTTCTTTCTGCATTAAGCATTGCCATTGAAGCTGGTTTGTTACTTGGTGCTGCTTTTATGTATAGTCGCAATTTATGGTTTCCAATTGCATTACATTTTGCTTGGAATTTTATGCAATCAGGATTCTATGGTGCGATAACATCTGGAAACGAAAAAACTAATAGTTTACTGATTAGCAAAATTCAAGGTTCAGAATTAATAACCGGAGGAGAATTTGGCCCAGAAGGCAGTATTCAAGCAATCCTATTTTGTCTTATTGCTACAATTCTATTACTCGTTTTATGCCATAAAGAGAACAAAATAATCCCTCCTTATTGGAAAAACAAATTAAGATAA
- a CDS encoding DUF4136 domain-containing protein: protein MNTRRKALFILPIMILGLIYSCGPTVKVTNDYDRSVDFSQYKTFAVYDLKAQEGQMSQLNADRVTNAIRVEMINKGFKEVTSNPDLKVNAVTILKDKKQVTSNSDFYGYGGMYRPYGYWGGGMVSGTTRYNTYDYVDGSLIIDIVSSKTQKLVWQGIGNTEFDKRPDNPDEFINSSVKKILAGFPPGLVAEN, encoded by the coding sequence ATGAATACAAGAAGAAAAGCCTTATTTATACTCCCAATCATGATATTGGGTTTAATTTACAGCTGTGGTCCAACGGTAAAAGTTACAAACGATTACGATCGATCAGTTGATTTTTCGCAGTATAAAACATTTGCAGTTTATGACTTAAAGGCACAAGAGGGCCAAATGAGTCAGTTAAACGCAGATCGAGTTACAAATGCAATTCGTGTCGAAATGATTAACAAAGGATTTAAAGAAGTGACTAGCAATCCTGATTTGAAAGTTAATGCGGTTACGATTTTAAAAGACAAAAAACAGGTTACATCAAATTCTGATTTCTACGGATATGGCGGAATGTATCGTCCGTATGGATATTGGGGTGGTGGTATGGTAAGTGGTACAACAAGGTACAATACGTACGATTATGTTGATGGATCTTTGATAATCGATATAGTGTCTTCTAAAACACAAAAATTAGTTTGGCAAGGAATCGGTAATACCGAATTTGATAAAAGACCAGATAATCCAGATGAATTTATAAACTCTTCTGTTAAGAAAATTTTAGCTGGATTCCCTCCGGGATTAGTTGCTGAAAATTAA
- a CDS encoding single-stranded DNA-binding protein has protein sequence MGTLRNKVQLVGNVGNDPEIKDLDGGKKLANLVIATNERYTNDKGEKVEQTEWHRLVAWGKTAEIIEKYVVKGKEVAIEGKLTHRSYDDKNGEKRFITEVVITELLLLGSK, from the coding sequence ATGGGTACATTAAGAAACAAAGTACAGTTAGTAGGAAACGTAGGAAACGATCCAGAAATTAAAGACCTTGATGGAGGTAAAAAGTTAGCCAATTTAGTAATTGCTACAAATGAAAGGTATACCAATGACAAGGGAGAAAAGGTAGAACAAACAGAATGGCATCGTCTTGTTGCTTGGGGAAAAACTGCCGAAATTATCGAGAAATATGTCGTTAAAGGTAAGGAAGTTGCAATCGAAGGAAAGTTAACTCATCGAAGCTATGATGATAAAAATGGTGAAAAACGCTTTATAACAGAAGTTGTTATAACCGAGCTTCTTTTGTTAGGGAGTAAATAA
- a CDS encoding bifunctional GNAT family N-acetyltransferase/carbon-nitrogen hydrolase family protein — protein sequence MQAKINKVELRNLEFEDYKQLKNSMVESYPAMADSYWRVEHIEKLLEIFPEGQLVILVDGKVVGSALSLIVDEKLVDKKHNYLQIVGNYTFSTHNKNGEILYGIDVFIHPNYRGLRLGRRLYDARKELCEQLNLKAIVFAGRIPNYAQHAKKLSPKNYIDKVKHKELHDPVLSFQLSNDFHVIRIMKNYLEGDEASMEFAVLLEWNNVYYDESPKLINLDKSIIRLGLIQWQMRQLNNIEALFEQSEFFIDVVSGYGSDFALFPELFIAPLMADYNHLSEAEAIRELARHSDPIRKRFQEFAISYNINIITGSMPYMENGNLYNVGFLCKRDGTSEMYSKIHITPNEVQHWGMKGGSEIRTFDTDCGKIGILICYDVEFPEVSRIMSDEGMNILFVPFLTDTQNAYIRVKHCAQARAIENECYVAIAGCVGNLPKVNNMDIQYAQAAVFTPSDFAFPSNGIKAEATPNTEMTLIVDVDLDLLKDIHEHGSVRILKDRRHDLYEVKKLNP from the coding sequence ATGCAGGCAAAAATCAACAAAGTAGAATTACGAAATTTAGAATTTGAAGATTATAAACAGCTAAAGAATTCTATGGTAGAATCTTATCCTGCAATGGCCGACTCTTACTGGAGAGTGGAGCATATTGAGAAACTACTTGAGATTTTCCCTGAAGGCCAATTGGTTATTCTTGTAGATGGAAAAGTTGTTGGATCTGCATTATCACTAATTGTAGATGAAAAGCTAGTTGACAAAAAGCATAATTATCTTCAGATTGTAGGCAACTATACATTTTCGACTCACAATAAAAATGGGGAGATTTTATATGGTATTGATGTCTTTATTCATCCCAATTACCGTGGTTTGCGTTTAGGAAGACGTTTATATGATGCCAGAAAAGAATTATGTGAGCAACTGAACTTGAAAGCTATTGTTTTTGCTGGCAGAATTCCTAATTATGCACAACATGCTAAGAAATTATCTCCAAAAAATTATATCGATAAGGTAAAACATAAAGAATTACACGATCCTGTGCTTTCGTTTCAGTTAAGCAATGATTTTCACGTTATCCGAATCATGAAGAATTATTTGGAAGGTGATGAAGCTTCGATGGAATTTGCTGTTTTACTAGAATGGAATAATGTTTATTATGATGAAAGCCCTAAGTTAATCAATCTGGACAAAAGCATTATCCGACTTGGATTAATACAATGGCAGATGCGCCAATTAAACAATATTGAAGCTCTTTTTGAACAATCGGAGTTTTTTATAGATGTCGTTTCAGGTTACGGAAGTGATTTTGCTTTATTCCCTGAACTTTTTATTGCGCCACTTATGGCCGATTACAACCATTTGTCTGAAGCTGAAGCTATACGAGAATTAGCCAGACACTCGGATCCTATTCGCAAACGTTTCCAGGAATTTGCTATTTCCTACAATATCAATATTATTACCGGTAGTATGCCTTATATGGAAAACGGTAATTTATACAATGTTGGTTTTTTGTGTAAACGTGACGGAACATCTGAGATGTATAGCAAAATTCACATAACTCCCAACGAAGTACAACATTGGGGTATGAAAGGCGGCTCTGAAATTAGAACCTTTGATACTGATTGTGGTAAAATTGGGATTTTAATTTGTTATGATGTTGAATTCCCTGAGGTTTCCAGAATCATGTCTGATGAAGGTATGAACATTTTGTTTGTTCCTTTCTTAACTGATACTCAAAATGCCTATATCAGGGTAAAACATTGTGCGCAAGCTCGAGCTATCGAAAATGAATGTTATGTTGCTATTGCTGGTTGTGTTGGTAATTTACCTAAAGTGAACAATATGGATATTCAATATGCTCAGGCTGCCGTTTTTACACCTTCGGACTTTGCGTTTCCTAGCAACGGAATAAAAGCCGAAGCGACACCCAATACAGAAATGACCCTGATTGTTGATGTAGATTTAGATTTACTGAAAGACATTCACGAACATGGTAGCGTTCGAATTTTGAAAGACCGCCGACATGATTTATATGAAGTTAAAAAATTAAATCCTTGA
- a CDS encoding M20/M25/M40 family metallo-hydrolase: MKKNIHSVLSILVIIAVLAFIYITLKPQWVSKGEEALAEFSTDRALTHVKEIAQKPHYVGSANHEIVAQYIESELKELGLETSVQEGFTMSDWGNLVKSKNIMARIKGSNNTKALLLISHYDSAPHSASHGASDDASGVATILEGVRAFLYSKEKHKNDIIILFTDAEELGLNGAALFVTQHQWAKDVGLVINFEARGTSGPSYMLMETNSGNAKLVKEFAEAKTTYPVSNSLMYSIYKMLPNDTDLTVFREQGDIQGFNFAFIDDHFNYHTQQDDLAHLNKTSLTHQGSYLMPLMKYLSNTDLNKAPTTEDFVYFTVPFTFINYPFAWVLPMTLIALGLFVLLIFIGKAKRIITFSEIFRGFVPLLGAIAIAGIVTFLGWKIILQIYPQYNDLLNGFTYNGHLYIAAFVLLTIAICFAFYNSFSDAKLTMNHFISPLFLWIVINSILAYSLRGAGFLIIPVYFGLFLFAIYVVTQKANLIISLLFGIPTLLIIAPFIHMFPIGLGLKVLFGSAILTVLTFGLLLPVFGSFLKKGIWALIFFVASIGCFAWGGYTSGYENGKAKSNSLLYIYNADNNTYKWATYDVNLDEWTKKYLGQEPKDAIALNDLPLFSKYSSGFTYSADAPKITLSKPTVSFLLDSVRGNTRYLKIKITPNRNVNRYDIFGSTKMDFNNFKANGAAPLGEKGNKLKRKGAKILSYYVINNEPLIMQFNIDAKSVFDMTLIESSFDLLTNPLLNVSKRASWMMPTPFVLNDAVVIREKIKPTKVVLDSTPTATVAKDSLNVANDSLRPSPIVVP; encoded by the coding sequence ATGAAAAAAAACATCCATTCCGTCTTATCCATTCTAGTCATTATTGCTGTACTAGCTTTTATTTATATAACCCTCAAACCTCAATGGGTTTCTAAGGGAGAAGAAGCACTTGCCGAGTTTTCGACCGACAGGGCTTTGACTCATGTAAAAGAAATTGCTCAAAAACCCCATTATGTTGGTTCGGCAAATCATGAAATAGTTGCGCAGTATATAGAATCGGAATTAAAAGAACTTGGACTTGAGACTTCTGTTCAAGAAGGTTTCACGATGAGCGACTGGGGAAATCTGGTTAAATCTAAAAACATCATGGCTCGCATTAAAGGGTCTAATAACACCAAAGCTTTACTATTGATCTCGCACTACGATAGCGCCCCTCATTCGGCTTCTCATGGCGCAAGCGATGACGCATCGGGCGTAGCAACTATTTTAGAAGGAGTTCGTGCTTTTTTATACAGCAAGGAGAAACACAAAAATGATATTATTATCCTTTTTACTGATGCCGAAGAACTAGGTTTAAACGGCGCTGCACTTTTTGTAACACAACATCAATGGGCTAAGGACGTTGGTTTGGTAATAAATTTTGAAGCTCGTGGAACATCTGGGCCTAGCTACATGCTTATGGAAACCAACAGCGGAAACGCTAAGCTGGTTAAAGAATTTGCAGAAGCAAAAACAACTTACCCAGTATCAAACTCTCTTATGTATAGCATATACAAGATGCTTCCTAACGATACCGATCTGACCGTTTTTAGAGAACAAGGCGATATTCAGGGATTTAATTTTGCTTTTATAGACGATCATTTTAACTATCATACCCAACAAGATGATCTTGCACATTTAAACAAAACTAGCCTTACACATCAGGGTAGCTACTTAATGCCGTTGATGAAATATCTTTCGAATACTGACTTAAATAAAGCTCCAACTACTGAAGACTTTGTTTATTTTACAGTTCCGTTTACATTTATAAATTATCCTTTTGCATGGGTTTTACCAATGACTCTTATTGCATTAGGTCTTTTTGTATTATTAATTTTTATAGGAAAAGCTAAAAGGATTATCACTTTCAGCGAAATATTTAGAGGCTTTGTTCCTTTACTTGGGGCAATTGCTATTGCTGGTATTGTTACTTTTTTAGGATGGAAAATCATATTACAAATTTACCCTCAGTACAATGACTTACTAAACGGATTTACCTATAATGGTCATCTCTATATTGCCGCTTTTGTATTACTAACAATTGCCATTTGCTTTGCATTTTACAACAGTTTCTCTGATGCAAAGTTGACAATGAATCATTTTATCTCACCATTATTTTTATGGATAGTTATTAATTCAATACTGGCATATAGTTTAAGAGGTGCTGGTTTCTTGATTATTCCTGTTTACTTCGGATTGTTTTTATTTGCAATTTATGTAGTTACACAAAAAGCAAATCTGATAATCAGTCTTTTATTTGGCATTCCTACTTTATTGATTATTGCACCATTTATTCACATGTTCCCAATAGGTTTAGGATTGAAAGTGCTTTTTGGAAGTGCTATTCTGACTGTTCTAACCTTCGGATTATTACTCCCTGTTTTTGGTTCATTTCTAAAAAAAGGAATTTGGGCACTGATCTTTTTTGTAGCTTCTATTGGATGTTTTGCTTGGGGAGGTTATACTTCTGGTTATGAAAACGGAAAAGCAAAATCGAATAGTTTATTATACATCTACAATGCAGATAATAATACTTACAAATGGGCAACCTACGATGTTAACCTAGACGAATGGACTAAAAAATATTTAGGTCAGGAGCCAAAAGATGCCATTGCTTTAAACGACCTTCCTCTATTTAGTAAATACAGCTCTGGATTTACCTATAGTGCTGATGCTCCAAAAATAACATTATCTAAACCTACCGTTAGCTTTCTTTTAGATAGTGTAAGAGGAAATACGAGGTATTTAAAAATTAAAATTACACCTAACAGAAACGTAAATCGTTATGACATTTTTGGTAGCACAAAAATGGATTTCAATAATTTTAAAGCAAATGGAGCTGCTCCGCTTGGAGAGAAAGGGAATAAATTGAAACGTAAAGGTGCTAAAATATTGAGTTATTATGTTATTAATAACGAACCACTTATTATGCAATTTAATATCGATGCTAAATCTGTTTTTGACATGACTTTGATAGAGAGCTCATTTGACTTATTGACCAACCCGTTGCTAAATGTTAGCAAAAGAGCTTCTTGGATGATGCCAACTCCTTTTGTATTAAATGATGCTGTTGTTATTAGAGAAAAAATAAAACCTACGAAAGTCGTTTTAGATTCTACTCCTACTGCAACAGTTGCTAAAGACAGCCTGAATGTTGCAAATGACAGTTTGAGACCAAGCCCAATTGTAGTACCATAA
- a CDS encoding SDR family NAD(P)-dependent oxidoreductase — MTKISILGCGWLGSPLAKAIIAKGFSVNGSTTSTEKISRLKESGINPFLINITLNEDNSPFDKNISLEIETFLNGSSVLIIDIPPKLRGENTESFVDKIAFLIPFIEKSTIEKVLFISSTSVYGESNLLITEQTKPNPETESGKQLLISEALLQDNNNFKTTILRFGGLIGEDRNPIKFLAGKENIENPEAPINFIHLEDCMGIILKIIESNSWDELYNAVAPFHPSRKEYYTLKAKENNLPLPKFNHDNISLKKVISSAKIENVLGYTFTKKP; from the coding sequence ATGACAAAGATTAGCATTTTAGGTTGCGGATGGCTTGGATCTCCGTTAGCGAAAGCAATAATAGCAAAAGGGTTTTCTGTAAACGGCTCTACAACCTCAACGGAGAAAATATCGAGATTAAAAGAATCTGGTATTAATCCGTTTTTAATAAATATAACTCTCAACGAAGACAATTCGCCTTTCGACAAAAATATATCACTTGAAATTGAAACTTTTTTAAACGGAAGTTCTGTTTTAATTATCGATATTCCACCCAAATTGCGTGGTGAAAACACGGAAAGTTTTGTAGATAAAATCGCATTTTTAATTCCGTTTATTGAAAAATCAACAATCGAAAAAGTGCTTTTCATAAGTTCTACTTCTGTTTATGGCGAAAGTAATTTACTAATAACTGAGCAAACTAAGCCAAACCCTGAAACAGAAAGTGGAAAACAACTATTGATTTCCGAAGCTCTCTTGCAGGACAACAACAATTTTAAGACTACTATCCTACGTTTTGGAGGTTTAATTGGTGAAGACCGAAACCCTATTAAGTTTCTAGCTGGAAAGGAAAATATTGAGAATCCTGAAGCGCCTATCAACTTCATTCATCTAGAAGACTGCATGGGGATCATCTTGAAAATAATAGAATCTAATTCATGGGATGAACTATATAATGCCGTTGCTCCTTTTCATCCTTCTCGCAAAGAATATTACACTCTAAAAGCAAAAGAAAACAATTTGCCTTTACCTAAATTCAATCATGATAATATAAGCCTCAAAAAGGTTATATCAAGCGCTAAAATTGAAAATGTACTAGGATATACTTTTACCAAAAAACCATAG